In Vitis riparia cultivar Riparia Gloire de Montpellier isolate 1030 chromosome 19, EGFV_Vit.rip_1.0, whole genome shotgun sequence, the following proteins share a genomic window:
- the LOC117909498 gene encoding probable glutathione S-transferase, whose amino-acid sequence MGDEIILLDFWPSMFGMRVRLALAEKGLKYEYKEEDLRNKSPMLLEMNPVHKQIPVLIHNGKPICESLIIVQYIDEVWHDKSPLLPSDPYQRAQARFWADYVDKKLYGLGRKLWSTKGEEQETAKKEFIECLKLLEGELGEKPYFGGEKIGFVDVALVTFSCWFYAYESCGNFSIEVECPKLIAWTKRCKEKESVLSSLEDPHKVHGFVMGMRERFGIE is encoded by the exons ATGGGAGACGAGATTATCCTGTTGGATTTCTGGCCTAGCATGTTTGGTATGAGGGTCAGACTTGCCCTGGCAGAGAAGGGCCTCAAGTATGAATATAAAGAGGAGGACCTGAGGAACAAGAGCCCTATGCTTCTTGAGATGAATCCAGTTCATAAGCAAATCCCGGTTCTGATCCACAATGGAAAGCCCATTTGTGAATCTCTGATAATAGTTCAGTATATTGATGAGGTTTGGCACGATAAATCTCCGCTTTTGCCTAGTGACCCATACCAGAGAGCTCAGGCCAGGTTCTGGGCGGACTACGTAGACAAGAAG CTCTATGGACTTGGAAGGAAGCTATGGTCTACCAAAGGAGAAGAGCAGGAAACAGCCAAGAAGGAATTCATAGAGTGCCTTAAGCTTTTGGAAGGCGAGCTTGGAGAGAAGCCTTACTTCGGTGGTGAAAAAATTGGGTTTGTGGATGTGGCTCTGGTGACCTTCTCTTGCTGGTTTTATGCGTATGAGAGCTGTGGTAACTTCAGCATAGAGGTGGAGTGCCCCAAGTTGATCGCTTGGACCAAGAGGTGCAAGGAAAAGGAGAGTGTGTTGTCTTCTCTCGAAGACCCACACAAGGTCCATGGCTTTGTCATGGGGATGAGAGAGAGGTTTGGTATAGAGTAA